TGATCGGCTTCACGCCCGCCTACGTCCTCGCTTCGACCGCAATCGCGGGACTGAACACCGCTTATTCCGCCGCCGTGCTGCATAGTTGGCGGCGGGCCGGGTTCATCGGCGCCATGCTCGTCGGGCTCTACGCCGTGCTCTACATCCTGCTCAGCCTTGAGGCTTACTCGCTGCTGATCGGCTCGCTGCTGCTCTTCGCGGCGCTTGCCGGCGTGATGTATGCCACGCGCCGCATCGATTGGGGCGCGAGGCGTGAGGAAGCGGAGGTGAAATCCGCGGCGTGACGCCCCGAAAGTTTGTCGCTAGGCGGCGTCCGATGACTACTCAAGCAGTACCGCCCAAGCGTATCTTTCCAACGTCCGAGGTCGACGCACGTGCCGCCGAGCATGTGCCGTCGATACCGCAGACAGAGAACCCCGCCTATAAGCTGGCCTTCCAGGACGAAGAGTTCCTGCTCCGCGAAGACTTGCGGCCGGTCCGCTTCCAGCTCGAGCTTTTGAAGCCCGAACTTCTGCTCAACGAAGCGGAGATCGGTTCGACCTTTGTGTTCTACGGCTCGGCCCGAATTCCCGCGCCGGACATGGCCGATGCTCTGTTGGCGGCAGCGACCAATCCGGAGCAGGAGAAGATCGCCGAGCGGCTGAAGGCGAAGTCGCAATATTACGAAGTGGCGCGTGAGCTTGCGAAGCTCGCCAGCACCTGCGGCTGCGACGAGGAGGGCAAGCGCCACTTCGTCGTCTGCTCGGGCGGCGGGCCGTCGATCATGGAAGCCGCGAACCGCGGCGCAGCGGAGGTCGGCAAGGAATCGATCGGCCTCAACATCGTGCTTCCGCACGAGCAGCTGCCGAACCGCTACGTGACCCCCGGGCTAAGCTTCCAGTTCCATTATTTCGCGCTTCGCAAGATGCACTTCCTGCTCCGGGCTCGGGCGGTGGCCGTGTTCCCGGGCGGATTCGGGACCTTTGACGAGATGTTCGAGCTGCTGACGCTCATCCAAACCGGCAAGGTCCGTCCGCTGCCGATCCTGCTGTACGGCAAGGATTACTGGAACCGCGTCGTGAATTTCGAGGCAATGGTCGAGGAAGGAGTCGTGGCGCCGCACGACCTCGATCTCATCCACTGGACGGAAAGCGCCCAAGATGGCTGGGACTTCGTCAACAATTTCTATGCGGAAGACCCGGTGCCGGCGCGCGAGCAGTCCGGGCCGTCGGAGTAAGCCTTACGGCTTCTTCGTGCCCGCCGCGCCACCGGCATCGCCGCCACTGGTCTGCGGCGACTTGCCTGCCGCACTGGCAGGAAGCGTCGGCTCCTTCTCCGCCTTCTGTGGACCATTGCCAGCACCCGTACCCGGCTTCTCGGCCGATGCGTCAGTCTTTGCCGCGGGCGCTGCCGGAAGCGGCAGCGGGCTGTCACTCTTGGTGTTGAGGAAGGCAATCACGTTCGCCCGGTCCTGCGGGCTTCCGAGACCGGCAAAGGTCATCTTGGTGCCTGGCGCGAACGCCTTCGGGCTGCTCAGCCACTGCGCCAGATTGTCCCAGTTCCAAGTGCCGCCCTTCTTCGCCAGCGCGTCGGAGAAGGCAAAGCCCTTGCCCTGACCGATCGGCTCACCAAGCACGCCCCACAGGTTCGGGCCAAGCTGGTTGGCGCCGCCCTTGTCGGCGTTGTGGCAGGCCATGCACTTGTTAAAGACCTGCGCGCCCTTGGCGACGTCGGCCTTGGCAAGATATGCCTCGATCGGCTGCTCGGCCTCGGCTGCGCCGCCTTCGCCTTCCTGCTCAACGCCGGCAATCGGGTAACCCATCTTCTCCGGCCGCTCGCTGGCGAACATCTCGCCCGCGACGATCGACGTGCCTAACGCCACAATTCCTGCGAACAGCGTCCAGCCGGCAATGGTATTGAAGCGGTCGTCCATGAAGTTTCCCTGGTTTTCCCGCGAGCGCGAGCGAATGGATTTGCGCCGCCTTTAAGGGCGAGAATGCGAGGCTTCAAGCACCGAGCCATTCCTCCAGCAAGGTCCTTGCGATGGCGGTGCGCGGCGGTGGCTGAAACGCCGCGCCTTCTTCGCCGGAAATCGCGGCTTGCACCTCATCGCGAGAGAACCAGCGGGCATCTTCAAGTTCCATCGTATCGATGGTCAGGTCTGTCCCGAGCGCTTGAGCGCGGCAGGCGATCATCAGCGAGGATGGAAACGGCCACGGCTGGCTGGCGACATAGCGGACGTCTCTGACATCGATGCCCGCCTCCTCCTTCACCTCGCGCGCCACGGCGTCCTCGATCGATTCGCCGACCTCGACGAAGCCCGCCAGCGCGGAGTAGCGGCCGGCGGGATAATGCGGCTGGCGGCCGAGCAGGACGTTGTCCTCATGCTCGGCAAGCATGATCACGACCGGGTCGACGCGTGGGAAATGCTCAGCCGAACATTGCGGGCAGCGACGCGACCAGCCGCCGCGGACGATGTCGCTCGAATGGCCGCAGTTGGCGCAGAAACGGTGGCGTACGTGCCAGCGGGCAAGACTCAACGCGGCAGCAAATAAGGGTGCGTCCGAATCGTCGAGTTGGGCGATGAGCGGAAGGACGCTGAACGCCATCGCGGCAGGTTCGGCGATAGCGGAAAAATGCGGTGCGCCCGCTCTATCGAGCCCCAGGAACAATGACCCGTCGGCCACCGGCCGCCACTGCAGCTTGCCGTTGTCGTCCATCGCCGGAAGCCCGTCGCGCCAGACCATCTCGCGCCCGTCGCGGCGGGCGCCAAGCTCGGCGAGCCCGTGTGGCGACGCGCGCAATGCATCGGCGCGGTCGAGGCCCGGCCCTGCGAAAAAGGCCTTAGGCGGCACGGCGCTCGCTTGCGCTCATCACCAGCTCGGCAGCGCGCCGAAACAGGGTCGGGAGCCCGGCCTCGTCGATCCCGGCGACCGGCTGCCACCATCCATCGCCAACCGTCTCGGAAGCGACAATGATATGAAGGTCGAGCGAGAAGTGCGTAAACACGTGCCGCACCACGCCGATGGAATTAAGGTTCCGCGGCGGAGTCTCGGTCATTTCGCTCGTCGGCAATGCCGCCATGCCGCCGAGCAGGCCCTTCGCCGGACGGCGCACCAGCCAAACCTGGCCATTCCACTCCGTCCAATAGGCGGCGGCATGCCGGTGAGGACGAACACGCTTCACCTTCGGCGCCGGAAACTGCGCTGGCGCCCCACTGGCAAAGGCGGCGCACTCGCTTCGCAGCGGGCACTCCTGGCACGACGGACTTCGCGGCCTACAGATTGTCGCGCCGAGATCCATCATCGCCTGGATCAGGTCGCCGGGACGCGCCGCCGGCAACATGTCGAGCAGCAAAGGCTCAATGATTTCGCGCGGCGCGTGGCGCAGCCTATGAAGGCGGGCGATGACGCGTTGGACATTCGTGTCAACGGCAGGCGCCCGCTCACCGAACGCAATCGCCGCAATCGCGGCGGCTGTGTAGGCGCCGATCCCGGGGAGCTGGCGGAGCTCGACAGATGTGCTGGGAAACCCTCCCCGCTCTGCGACCGCGCGGGCGCAAGCGATCAGGTTCCGCGCCCGGGCATAATAGCCAAGCCCCGCCCATTCGGAGAGCACATCCTCGTGGCGCGCAGCCGCCAACGCCTCGATCGTCGGCCAACGCTCGACGAAGCGCTCGAATCTCGGCCGCACGGTCGCCACCGTCGTCTGCTGAAGCATCACCTCGCTCAGCCACACGCGATAAGGTTCGGGCGCCGGCTCGCCGGGCGCCGCGCGCCACGGCAAGCGCCTGAAGTTATCCACATAATGTTGGATCAGCAGCGCTGCGGTATTGGCGGTCACATATTCGCTATGGCATGCTCGACGTTCATGTCGAAGCGAAAGCAGCCCCAGGAAGATTCGCCGCGCAGTTGCCGCGCCCAGGCGGCAGGTGACCTGCTGGGCGCGATCGGCGGCGTTTCCTTCCGCCGCTTTGGCTTCGTCCAAAGCTCGATCGTCAGCCGCTGGTCCGAGATCGTCGGCGAACGATATTCCAAGGTCTCATCACCCGAATCGATCAAGTTTCCGGCCGGCAAGAAGGTAGGGGGCTGCCTGACCTTGCTCGTAGACGGGGCCCACGCGCCGCTGATCCAGCATCTGACGCCGATGATCGTCGACCGTGTAAACCGCTTCTTCGGCTATGCCGCGATCAACCGCATCGTCTTCAAGCAGGGCAAGCCGCCCGCCGCCCCGCCCCGCCCGGAGCGCCCTCAGCTTTTCCCGGTGCCCAAGGAGCTTGGCGAAGGTTTGCGTGAGATCGCCGATCCCGAGCTTCGCGCCTGCCTGGAGTCGCTTGGCGCAAAAATTGCCGCTACCAGCGGCCCGCCCGCGCTATCCAGCGACGGCGAAGAGCCCATACCCGTGATCAACCGGAGCAAATGAACCGATGAAGGTCCGCATTCTTCTCGCCGGCGCGATGGCCGCCTTGGCATTGGCCGGCTGCAAAAAGAGCCAAAGTGGCAGCGAAGGCAGCACGCCAGTCGCCGAAAGCGGCAAGGTGACGATCACGCAGGCCGCACCGCCGCCGGGCGGCACTTGGGGCGACGTGGTCAACGCGACCACCGCCGGGTTCATGATGGGTAACCCCGAGGCGAAGGTGAAGCTGGTCGAGATCGGATCTCTGACCTGCCCGCACTGCAAGAAGTTTGAGGAAGAAGGCGCGCCCAAGCTCATCGAAAAATATGTGAAGAATGGCCAGGTCAGCTGGGAATTCCGGCCTTACGTCATTCACGGGCCGCTCGACATGGCAGCCAACATCATCGCCCGCTGCAATGGCCCGAAGTCATTCTTCCCGCTGAGCATGGCCTTTTACAAGGATCAGACGGCCTTTTTGGACAAGATCCAGGCGGTTCCGCAGGACAAGCTCGCAGAGACCCAAAACCTGCCGACGAACCAGGTGTTCGTGCAGATGGCGAACCTGATGGGCCTGCAGGATTGGGCGGCCGCACGGGGCGTGCCGCAGGCCAAGAGCAACCAGTGCCTCGCCGACCAGAAGATGATCGACAATGAGGTTCAGTTCACCGCCGACGTCAGCAATCAATATCCAGAATTCTCCGGCACGCCCGCGTTCATCATCAACGGCAAGATGGCCGACAAGGACGTGACCGAGTTCGAGAAGCTCGATCCGTTGCTCGAGGCTGCGGTAAAATGACGCGCGTCTGCCGCTTAGTCGCGGCGGCATTGGCGATCACGGTGCCGGCGGGTGCGCTCGTCGCCAAGCCGGCGCCGAAGCGCGCTGTCGCTAAGGTCGACTGGACGCGGACCTTCGGCACGACGAGCGCTGGCGGCTATGTCGTCGGCAATCCGAAGG
This portion of the Sphingomonas limnosediminicola genome encodes:
- a CDS encoding LOG family protein codes for the protein MTTQAVPPKRIFPTSEVDARAAEHVPSIPQTENPAYKLAFQDEEFLLREDLRPVRFQLELLKPELLLNEAEIGSTFVFYGSARIPAPDMADALLAAATNPEQEKIAERLKAKSQYYEVARELAKLASTCGCDEEGKRHFVVCSGGGPSIMEAANRGAAEVGKESIGLNIVLPHEQLPNRYVTPGLSFQFHYFALRKMHFLLRARAVAVFPGGFGTFDEMFELLTLIQTGKVRPLPILLYGKDYWNRVVNFEAMVEEGVVAPHDLDLIHWTESAQDGWDFVNNFYAEDPVPAREQSGPSE
- a CDS encoding cytochrome c family protein produces the protein MDDRFNTIAGWTLFAGIVALGTSIVAGEMFASERPEKMGYPIAGVEQEGEGGAAEAEQPIEAYLAKADVAKGAQVFNKCMACHNADKGGANQLGPNLWGVLGEPIGQGKGFAFSDALAKKGGTWNWDNLAQWLSSPKAFAPGTKMTFAGLGSPQDRANVIAFLNTKSDSPLPLPAAPAAKTDASAEKPGTGAGNGPQKAEKEPTLPASAAGKSPQTSGGDAGGAAGTKKP
- the nudC gene encoding NAD(+) diphosphatase — translated: MPPKAFFAGPGLDRADALRASPHGLAELGARRDGREMVWRDGLPAMDDNGKLQWRPVADGSLFLGLDRAGAPHFSAIAEPAAMAFSVLPLIAQLDDSDAPLFAAALSLARWHVRHRFCANCGHSSDIVRGGWSRRCPQCSAEHFPRVDPVVIMLAEHEDNVLLGRQPHYPAGRYSALAGFVEVGESIEDAVAREVKEEAGIDVRDVRYVASQPWPFPSSLMIACRAQALGTDLTIDTMELEDARWFSRDEVQAAISGEEGAAFQPPPRTAIARTLLEEWLGA
- a CDS encoding A/G-specific adenine glycosylase, with translation MTANTAALLIQHYVDNFRRLPWRAAPGEPAPEPYRVWLSEVMLQQTTVATVRPRFERFVERWPTIEALAAARHEDVLSEWAGLGYYARARNLIACARAVAERGGFPSTSVELRQLPGIGAYTAAAIAAIAFGERAPAVDTNVQRVIARLHRLRHAPREIIEPLLLDMLPAARPGDLIQAMMDLGATICRPRSPSCQECPLRSECAAFASGAPAQFPAPKVKRVRPHRHAAAYWTEWNGQVWLVRRPAKGLLGGMAALPTSEMTETPPRNLNSIGVVRHVFTHFSLDLHIIVASETVGDGWWQPVAGIDEAGLPTLFRRAAELVMSASERRAA
- a CDS encoding DUF721 domain-containing protein, which translates into the protein MSKRKQPQEDSPRSCRAQAAGDLLGAIGGVSFRRFGFVQSSIVSRWSEIVGERYSKVSSPESIKFPAGKKVGGCLTLLVDGAHAPLIQHLTPMIVDRVNRFFGYAAINRIVFKQGKPPAAPPRPERPQLFPVPKELGEGLREIADPELRACLESLGAKIAATSGPPALSSDGEEPIPVINRSK
- a CDS encoding DsbA family protein; its protein translation is MKVRILLAGAMAALALAGCKKSQSGSEGSTPVAESGKVTITQAAPPPGGTWGDVVNATTAGFMMGNPEAKVKLVEIGSLTCPHCKKFEEEGAPKLIEKYVKNGQVSWEFRPYVIHGPLDMAANIIARCNGPKSFFPLSMAFYKDQTAFLDKIQAVPQDKLAETQNLPTNQVFVQMANLMGLQDWAAARGVPQAKSNQCLADQKMIDNEVQFTADVSNQYPEFSGTPAFIINGKMADKDVTEFEKLDPLLEAAVK